In Streptomyces puniciscabiei, a single genomic region encodes these proteins:
- a CDS encoding DUF3887 domain-containing protein: MSDHDMSHGGARRLVRAAAAVALAATALLSATGSAPAASKDDTVALHTLDDIVKGHYKAATAHFDASMRKHLPPDGLEKVWKSYQAQFGHYRSHGKPKDTESGRYTVVGVPLRMQHSAGEFRLSFDKKGSVAGLFFLKPGVPVPKPSRT; the protein is encoded by the coding sequence ATGTCCGACCACGACATGTCCCACGGTGGCGCGCGGCGGCTCGTCCGGGCGGCGGCCGCGGTCGCACTGGCCGCGACCGCGCTGCTGTCGGCCACCGGTTCCGCGCCGGCCGCGTCCAAGGACGACACGGTCGCCCTGCACACGCTCGACGACATCGTCAAGGGCCACTACAAGGCCGCCACCGCCCACTTCGACGCAAGTATGCGCAAGCACCTGCCGCCGGACGGGCTGGAGAAGGTGTGGAAGAGCTACCAGGCCCAGTTCGGACACTACAGGTCGCACGGGAAGCCCAAGGACACCGAGTCCGGCCGCTACACCGTGGTCGGCGTGCCCCTGCGCATGCAGCACAGCGCCGGCGAGTTCCGCCTGAGCTTCGACAAGAAGGGGTCCGTCGCCGGCCTGTTCTTCCTCAAGCCGGGCGTGCCGGTCCCGAAGCCGTCGCGCACATGA